One Thermodesulfobacteriota bacterium DNA segment encodes these proteins:
- the thiC gene encoding phosphomethylpyrimidine synthase ThiC — protein sequence MTLMYRARQGEITPEIARAAKDERVDPGKLRAQIAAGKAVICRNKKRRAIRPVAVGEGLTVKVNANFGSSRDRADVALELEKMRVAVEAGADAVMDLSTGGPIDEIRRAVLAECDVPLGTVPIYQAAAEGYLAGKSWVELTAEDFFRGIVKQAEDGVDFMTVHCGVTRSTLEKLMREGRRLDIVSRGGSLLAEWMEYHNKENPFFEQYDRLMDICRDYDITISLGDGLRPGCLADATDRAQVHELMILGELTERAWDRDVQVMIEGPGHVPMHQIAANMILQKRLCHGAPFYVLGPLVTDIAPGYDHITAAIGGAIAAWSGADFLCYVTPSEHLRLPPVEDVREGVIATKIAGHAADIARGIPGAMDRDNIMADARRNFDWKTQIAITIDPQRAREWRGGSMPTADENTCTMCADLCAIKNSQKALRRVK from the coding sequence ATGACGCTCATGTACCGCGCCAGACAGGGAGAGATCACTCCGGAGATCGCCCGGGCGGCGAAGGACGAACGGGTCGACCCCGGGAAGCTCCGCGCGCAGATCGCGGCCGGAAAGGCCGTCATCTGCAGGAATAAAAAGCGCCGTGCGATCCGCCCCGTGGCCGTCGGGGAAGGACTCACCGTCAAGGTGAACGCCAACTTCGGATCCTCCCGGGACCGTGCGGACGTCGCGCTGGAGCTCGAGAAGATGCGCGTCGCCGTCGAGGCGGGCGCCGACGCGGTGATGGACCTTTCCACCGGCGGGCCGATCGACGAGATCCGGCGGGCGGTGCTGGCGGAGTGCGACGTCCCCCTCGGCACGGTGCCCATCTACCAGGCGGCGGCGGAGGGCTACCTGGCCGGCAAATCGTGGGTCGAGCTCACCGCCGAGGACTTCTTCCGGGGGATCGTGAAGCAGGCCGAGGACGGCGTCGACTTCATGACGGTCCACTGCGGCGTGACCCGCTCGACGCTCGAGAAGCTGATGCGCGAAGGGCGCCGGCTCGACATCGTCAGCCGCGGCGGCTCGCTGCTGGCCGAGTGGATGGAATACCACAACAAGGAGAACCCGTTCTTCGAGCAGTACGACCGGCTGATGGACATCTGCCGCGACTACGACATCACGATCTCCCTGGGCGACGGGCTGCGCCCCGGCTGCCTGGCCGACGCGACCGACCGGGCGCAGGTCCACGAGCTGATGATCCTGGGAGAGCTCACCGAGCGGGCGTGGGACCGCGACGTCCAGGTGATGATCGAGGGGCCCGGACACGTCCCCATGCACCAGATCGCCGCGAACATGATCCTGCAGAAGCGGCTGTGCCACGGCGCCCCCTTCTACGTCCTCGGCCCGCTGGTCACCGACATCGCGCCGGGATACGACCACATCACCGCCGCGATCGGCGGGGCGATCGCGGCCTGGAGCGGCGCCGACTTTTTGTGCTACGTCACCCCCTCCGAGCACCTTCGGCTGCCGCCGGTGGAGGACGTGCGGGAAGGCGTCATCGCCACGAAGATCGCCGGCCACGCCGCCGACATCGCCCGCGGCATCCCCGGGGCGATGGACCGCGACAACATCATGGCCGACGCCCGCCGCAACTTCGACTGGAAGACGCAGATCGCTATCACGATCGACCCGCAGCGGGCCCGCGAGTGGCGCGGCGGGAGCATGCCGACGGCGGACGAGAACACCTGTACGATGTGCGCGGACCTGTGCGCCATCAAGAACTCGCAGAAGGCGCTGCGCAGGGTGAAGTGA
- the thiE gene encoding thiamine phosphate synthase yields MVDFRLYLITDRRLASGGELSSAVERALRGGVRAVQLREKDLGGRELLELARTLREITSRHGAKLLVNDRIDVALAAGADGVHLGAESIPPQEARRLLGPGRLIGCSVHGAEQLAAAEGAGADFAVFGPVYYTPSKAAYGPPLGVGALRGACAAARIPVFALGGVGERNIDEVVAAGADGIALISAILAAEDPERAASQIQNRLEYAVSRHGKGQEVAS; encoded by the coding sequence TTGGTCGATTTCCGCCTGTACCTGATCACGGACCGGCGCCTTGCGTCCGGCGGGGAGCTGTCGTCGGCCGTGGAACGGGCGCTCCGCGGGGGAGTGCGCGCGGTGCAGCTCCGGGAGAAGGACCTCGGCGGCCGGGAGCTGCTGGAGCTGGCGCGGACGCTGCGGGAGATCACGTCCCGGCACGGCGCGAAGCTCCTGGTCAATGACCGGATCGACGTCGCCCTGGCGGCAGGAGCCGACGGGGTGCACCTGGGAGCGGAGTCGATCCCGCCGCAGGAGGCGAGACGCCTGCTGGGACCCGGCAGGCTGATCGGCTGCTCGGTCCACGGTGCGGAGCAGCTCGCGGCGGCGGAAGGCGCGGGGGCCGATTTCGCCGTCTTCGGGCCGGTGTACTACACCCCATCGAAAGCCGCCTACGGACCGCCGCTCGGCGTCGGCGCGCTGCGCGGGGCCTGCGCCGCGGCGCGCATCCCGGTCTTCGCGCTGGGAGGGGTCGGCGAACGGAACATCGACGAAGTGGTCGCGGCGGGCGCTGACGGGATCGCGCTGATCTCGGCGATCCTCGCCGCGGAGGACCCGGAACGGGCAGCATCGCAAATCCAAAACAGACTGGAATATGCCGTCTCGAGGCATGGAAAGGGACAGGAGGTAGCATCATGA
- the thiS gene encoding sulfur carrier protein ThiS has translation MEDTPIKIVVNGRTRDIAPGTTVSKLLQALSVPATRVAVEHNNEIIRRPAFETVELAAGDRLEIVTLVGGG, from the coding sequence ATGGAAGACACCCCGATCAAGATCGTCGTGAACGGGCGCACCAGGGACATCGCGCCGGGGACGACCGTGTCGAAGCTTCTTCAGGCGCTTTCCGTGCCGGCGACCCGCGTGGCCGTCGAGCACAACAACGAGATCATCCGGAGGCCGGCGTTCGAGACCGTCGAGCTCGCGGCGGGCGACCGCCTCGAGATCGTCACGCTGGTGGGCGGGGGCTGA
- the alr gene encoding alanine racemase — protein MARPTVAEVSLSALRRNFHALRSLLPVRTGIVAVVKANAYGHGAVPAALALEAEGAKMLAVATVEEGIELRRGGARVPVLVFGDVDAEQAEEAHANTLSAVLFERRQAETFARVARAAGRPFPVHLKVDTGMGRLGFLSGAAMEFLGELRTMPDLRLEGCMTHLSSADGLSEEDRAFTASQLSFFSQGVTWMRKAFGSVTVHALNSSGILSRLEETFDAVRPGIALYGYSPLPPEATPVSLKPVMRIVSRIVSLKEFPDGHPISYNRRFRCRGTRRIAVVPIGYADGYRRELTNRGRMAVAGGVAGVAGTVCMDLTMIDVTDLPGAQVGSEVEVMGEASMTAGEIARLCGTIPYEILTGVGSRVPRKFVD, from the coding sequence TTGGCCCGACCCACGGTGGCGGAGGTTTCCCTTTCGGCCCTCCGCCGCAATTTCCACGCACTGCGCTCCCTCCTCCCCGTGCGGACGGGGATCGTCGCCGTCGTGAAGGCGAACGCGTACGGCCACGGGGCGGTACCCGCGGCGCTTGCCCTCGAGGCGGAAGGGGCGAAGATGCTGGCGGTGGCGACGGTCGAGGAGGGGATCGAGCTGCGCCGGGGCGGGGCCCGTGTGCCCGTCCTCGTGTTCGGCGACGTGGACGCGGAGCAGGCGGAGGAGGCGCACGCGAACACCCTCTCCGCCGTCCTGTTCGAACGCAGGCAGGCGGAGACGTTCGCCCGCGTGGCGCGCGCGGCGGGGCGTCCCTTCCCGGTGCACCTCAAGGTGGACACCGGCATGGGGCGGCTGGGCTTCCTCTCGGGGGCGGCGATGGAGTTCCTCGGCGAGCTCAGGACGATGCCGGATCTCAGGCTCGAGGGGTGCATGACGCACCTGTCTTCCGCGGACGGCCTCTCGGAGGAGGACCGGGCGTTCACGGCGTCGCAGCTGTCCTTCTTTTCCCAGGGCGTGACGTGGATGCGCAAGGCGTTCGGATCCGTGACCGTGCACGCGCTGAACAGCTCCGGGATCCTTTCCCGCCTGGAGGAGACGTTCGACGCCGTCCGCCCGGGGATCGCGCTCTACGGGTACTCCCCGCTGCCGCCCGAGGCGACGCCGGTATCCCTGAAGCCCGTGATGCGCATCGTGTCGCGGATCGTATCCCTGAAGGAGTTCCCCGACGGCCACCCGATCAGCTACAACCGGAGGTTCCGATGCCGGGGGACGCGGCGGATCGCCGTGGTGCCGATCGGCTACGCGGACGGCTACCGCCGGGAGCTGACGAACCGGGGTCGGATGGCGGTGGCGGGCGGAGTCGCCGGGGTCGCGGGGACGGTCTGCATGGACCTCACGATGATCGACGTCACGGACCTCCCCGGGGCGCAGGTCGGATCGGAGGTCGAGGTGATGGGGGAGGCGTCGATGACCGCGGGGGAGATCGCGCGCCTCTGCGGCACGATCCCCTACGAGATCCTCACGGGCGTCGGCTCACGGGTCCCGAGGAAGTTCGTTGACTGA
- a CDS encoding ABC transporter permease — MTERILSGVRVGAEAVGERVYGMVQDLGATFTLFLQTLSWAVRPPYEIRSIVKQMEEVGVRSMPVVLVTATFTGMVLALQSYSGFERFGATSLVGTVVALSLTRELGPVFAGLMVSGRVGASMAAELGTMKVTEQIDALVTLATNPVKYLVVPRVVAATIVLPILVVFADLVGILGGYFVSVYLMGANPYVYISKTYQFLEFKDIYSGLLKAGVFGMLISLISCHHGFIAEGGAEGVGRATTRAVVTSSMMVLISDYFMTSLLF, encoded by the coding sequence TTGACTGAGCGCATCTTGAGCGGCGTCCGGGTCGGCGCGGAGGCGGTCGGGGAGCGCGTCTACGGGATGGTCCAGGACCTCGGGGCCACCTTCACCCTCTTTCTGCAGACGCTGTCCTGGGCGGTTCGCCCCCCGTACGAGATCCGGAGCATCGTCAAGCAGATGGAAGAGGTGGGCGTCCGGTCGATGCCGGTCGTCCTCGTGACCGCCACCTTCACGGGCATGGTGCTCGCCCTCCAAAGCTATTCGGGCTTCGAGCGGTTCGGAGCCACCAGCCTCGTCGGGACGGTGGTGGCGCTCTCCCTCACCCGGGAGCTGGGGCCGGTCTTCGCGGGATTGATGGTCTCCGGGCGCGTGGGCGCATCGATGGCGGCGGAGCTCGGGACGATGAAGGTCACCGAGCAGATCGACGCCCTCGTCACGCTGGCCACCAACCCGGTGAAGTACCTGGTCGTCCCGCGCGTCGTGGCCGCCACGATCGTCCTGCCCATCCTGGTGGTGTTCGCGGATCTCGTCGGGATTTTGGGCGGTTACTTCGTATCGGTCTACCTGATGGGGGCGAACCCGTACGTCTACATCTCGAAGACGTACCAGTTCCTCGAGTTCAAGGACATCTACTCGGGGCTGCTCAAGGCCGGCGTCTTCGGCATGCTGATCTCCCTCATCTCGTGCCACCACGGGTTCATCGCGGAGGGCGGCGCGGAAGGGGTCGGGCGCGCGACGACCCGGGCGGTGGTGACCTCCTCGATGATGGTGCTGATCTCGGACTATTTCATGACCTCGCTGCTGTTCTGA
- a CDS encoding ABC transporter ATP-binding protein: MIEIRGLSKRFGKKVVLDGVDLTVPRGKNTVVIGGSGTGKSVLIKCVVGLLRPDAGEILIDGEDITRMEEKELVRVRKKFGMLFQGAALFDSLDVGDNVAFALRRMEKIPEERIGDAVEEKLSMVGLREIQRLMPAELSGGMKKRVGLARAIAYEPDILLYDEPTTGLDPIMADVINDLIVSLRERLGVTSITITHDMASAYKIADQIAMLYKGRIVEVGTPEEIRNTSNPVVAQFVEGRARGPITDESEEFRRFVRGQGGAAGSE, encoded by the coding sequence GTGATCGAGATCCGCGGCCTCTCCAAGCGGTTCGGGAAGAAGGTGGTCCTCGACGGCGTCGACCTCACGGTGCCGCGCGGGAAGAACACCGTCGTCATCGGCGGCAGCGGGACAGGAAAGTCGGTGCTGATCAAGTGCGTGGTGGGGCTGCTGCGGCCGGACGCGGGGGAGATCCTCATCGACGGCGAGGACATCACGCGGATGGAGGAGAAGGAGCTCGTCCGCGTGCGGAAGAAGTTCGGGATGCTCTTCCAGGGCGCGGCGCTGTTCGACTCCCTGGACGTTGGGGACAACGTGGCCTTCGCGCTGCGCCGCATGGAGAAGATCCCCGAGGAGCGGATCGGCGACGCGGTGGAGGAGAAGCTGTCGATGGTGGGCTTGAGGGAGATCCAGCGGCTGATGCCGGCCGAGCTCTCCGGCGGGATGAAGAAGCGGGTGGGGCTCGCCCGCGCGATCGCCTACGAGCCGGACATCCTGCTTTACGACGAGCCCACGACGGGGCTGGACCCCATAATGGCCGACGTCATCAACGACCTGATCGTCTCGCTGCGGGAGCGGCTGGGGGTGACCTCGATCACCATCACGCACGACATGGCCTCCGCCTACAAGATCGCGGACCAGATCGCCATGCTTTACAAGGGGAGGATCGTCGAGGTGGGGACGCCGGAGGAGATCCGGAACACCTCGAACCCGGTGGTCGCCCAGTTCGTGGAGGGGCGCGCCCGCGGCCCCATCACCGACGAGAGCGAGGAGTTCCGACGCTTCGTCCGCGGGCAGGGCGGGGCGGCCGGGTCGGAATGA
- a CDS encoding MlaD family protein: MSREARVGIFVLLGLLILTYFTFRVSKWGLITEQGYRVTVDFPSAAGLDPKSDVKMAGVSIGKVEEIKLVGNRARLVLRIRPDVQVPIDSVGSIQSQGFLGERYVELIPGQDTSRFLADGGQVTRTETPTDMDALVKKLDSIGDDIKKVTTSISESFGTEEGKQQLKRILANIDRLSNDLADMSSGSKEDVRATIANLRAFSATLKEEAPALIAKLEKMSDGVSGVVGENRENLKESIANLKAASARLDNTLEAAGKVMAKIDRGEGSLGKLVNDNTAHNSLTDTLDGINRFVRKTEQLKAFIDYRLEWLARPSDYKHYVNLRLQPTSDKYYQIGLVDDPRGRRKTVSSTITTTPPGSTITTEDESFDDKLKFSALIAKRFYGLTVKGGVIESSGGFGLDYDLVKDRATVGAEIFDFSRKDLPPHLKVYGNYDIVKNLFVTGGVDDVLANERELRTLFLGFGIKFADEDIKTVIGAVPIKP, from the coding sequence ATGTCAAGGGAAGCCCGGGTCGGGATCTTCGTCCTGCTCGGCCTGTTGATCCTCACGTATTTCACGTTCCGCGTGAGCAAGTGGGGGCTGATCACGGAGCAGGGGTACCGGGTCACCGTCGATTTCCCCTCGGCGGCGGGGCTCGATCCCAAGTCCGACGTGAAGATGGCGGGGGTCTCGATCGGGAAGGTCGAGGAGATCAAGCTCGTCGGGAACCGCGCGCGCCTGGTGCTGAGGATCCGCCCCGACGTCCAGGTCCCCATCGATTCCGTCGGGTCGATCCAGTCGCAGGGTTTCCTCGGGGAGCGCTACGTGGAGCTGATCCCCGGGCAGGACACCTCGCGGTTCCTCGCCGACGGAGGGCAGGTGACCCGCACCGAGACGCCGACGGACATGGACGCCCTCGTGAAGAAGCTGGACTCGATCGGGGACGACATCAAGAAGGTCACCACGAGCATCTCCGAATCGTTCGGGACGGAGGAGGGGAAGCAGCAGCTCAAGCGGATCCTCGCCAATATCGACCGGCTGTCCAACGACCTCGCCGACATGTCGTCCGGGAGCAAGGAGGACGTCCGCGCCACCATCGCCAATCTGCGCGCCTTCTCCGCGACGCTCAAGGAAGAGGCGCCCGCGCTGATCGCCAAGCTGGAAAAGATGAGCGACGGCGTTTCCGGCGTGGTGGGGGAGAACCGGGAGAACCTCAAGGAGAGCATCGCCAACCTGAAGGCGGCCTCCGCCCGGCTCGACAACACGCTGGAAGCCGCCGGGAAGGTCATGGCGAAGATCGACCGGGGAGAGGGATCGCTCGGCAAGCTCGTCAACGACAACACCGCCCACAACTCCCTCACGGACACGCTCGACGGGATCAACCGCTTCGTCCGCAAGACCGAGCAGCTCAAGGCCTTCATCGACTACCGGCTCGAGTGGCTGGCGCGCCCCTCGGACTACAAGCATTATGTCAACCTCCGGCTGCAGCCGACCTCGGACAAGTACTACCAGATCGGGCTGGTCGACGACCCGCGTGGGAGGCGCAAGACCGTCTCCTCGACCATCACGACGACTCCCCCCGGCAGCACGATCACGACCGAGGACGAAAGCTTCGACGACAAGCTGAAGTTCTCCGCCCTGATCGCGAAGCGGTTCTACGGCCTGACGGTGAAGGGCGGCGTGATCGAGTCCAGCGGAGGCTTCGGGCTGGATTACGACCTGGTCAAGGACCGCGCCACGGTGGGGGCGGAGATCTTCGACTTCTCCCGGAAGGACCTGCCGCCCCACTTGAAGGTGTACGGCAACTACGATATCGTCAAGAACCTCTTCGTCACGGGCGGCGTCGACGACGTCCTCGCGAACGAGCGGGAGCTCCGGACGCTGTTCCTCGGTTTCGGCATCAAGTTCGCGGACGAGGACATCAAGACCGTCATCGGGGCCGTCCCGATCAAACCATAA
- the purH gene encoding bifunctional phosphoribosylaminoimidazolecarboxamide formyltransferase/IMP cyclohydrolase, giving the protein MARIHRAIVSVSDKTGVAEFCRALSRLGVELYASGGTAKLLREKKVPVRLIEEYTGFPEMLDGRVKTLNPKIHGGLLALRGNPAHMKTISAHGIVPFDMVVVNLYPFEATVARPGCSREEAIENIDIGGPSMLRSAAKNCQSVAVVCDPADYGDILAKMKKGAGNLDGETLAELGRKAFALTARYDAAISDYLGAGEGGKDPFPATLTRQWRRLQSLRYGENPHQSAAFYADSALPDEPTLGGAVQLQGKELSYNNIVDIDAALQLALEFSEPVAVIIKHTNPSGVGTSKRRLVDAFNKARECDPVSAFGGVLGFNRTVNKETAQEIAKTFFEAIVAPSFDKEARKVLSAKANLRLLETGAAFRRTEERVWDLKKVSGGLLVQSSDRHVLDPKELKAVTKRKPTAGELEALQFAWKVCKHVKSNAIVYAMKDRTVGVGAGQMSRVDSAKIAVMKAQHPTQGTVAASDAFFPFRDGLDVAAKAGATAVIQPGGSVRDTEVIQAADEHGIAMVFTGVRHFRH; this is encoded by the coding sequence ATGGCGAGGATCCACCGCGCGATCGTAAGCGTTTCCGACAAGACCGGCGTCGCGGAGTTCTGCAGGGCGCTCTCCCGGCTTGGGGTCGAGCTGTACGCCTCCGGCGGGACGGCGAAGCTGCTCCGTGAGAAGAAGGTCCCGGTGCGCCTCATCGAGGAGTACACGGGCTTCCCCGAGATGCTCGACGGGCGGGTGAAGACGCTCAACCCGAAGATCCACGGAGGGCTCCTCGCGCTGCGCGGGAATCCCGCGCACATGAAGACCATCTCGGCGCACGGGATCGTCCCGTTCGACATGGTGGTGGTCAACCTCTATCCCTTCGAGGCGACGGTGGCGCGCCCGGGCTGCAGCCGGGAGGAGGCGATCGAGAACATCGACATCGGCGGGCCGTCGATGCTGCGCTCGGCGGCGAAGAACTGCCAGTCGGTCGCGGTCGTGTGCGACCCCGCGGACTACGGCGACATTCTTGCGAAGATGAAGAAGGGCGCGGGGAACCTCGACGGGGAGACGCTCGCGGAGCTCGGGCGGAAGGCCTTCGCGCTCACCGCCCGGTACGACGCCGCGATCTCCGACTACCTGGGCGCCGGGGAAGGCGGCAAGGACCCGTTCCCGGCCACCCTCACCCGGCAGTGGCGGCGGCTGCAGTCCCTCCGCTACGGGGAGAATCCGCACCAGTCCGCGGCCTTCTATGCCGACTCCGCGCTGCCCGACGAGCCCACGCTGGGGGGCGCGGTCCAGCTCCAGGGGAAGGAGCTCTCCTACAACAACATCGTCGACATCGACGCGGCGCTTCAGCTCGCCCTCGAGTTCTCCGAGCCGGTCGCGGTCATCATCAAGCACACCAATCCCTCCGGGGTGGGCACCTCGAAGCGGCGCCTTGTGGACGCCTTCAATAAGGCGCGGGAATGCGACCCCGTGTCCGCCTTCGGCGGCGTGCTCGGCTTCAACCGCACGGTGAACAAGGAGACGGCGCAGGAGATCGCCAAGACCTTCTTCGAGGCGATCGTCGCCCCGTCCTTCGACAAGGAGGCGCGGAAGGTCCTCTCCGCCAAGGCGAACCTCCGCCTGCTGGAGACGGGCGCGGCGTTCCGGCGGACGGAGGAGCGCGTCTGGGACCTTAAAAAAGTGAGCGGCGGCCTGCTCGTGCAGTCGAGCGACCGGCACGTGCTCGACCCGAAGGAGCTCAAGGCGGTGACGAAGCGCAAGCCCACCGCGGGCGAGCTCGAGGCGCTCCAGTTCGCCTGGAAGGTCTGCAAGCACGTCAAGTCCAACGCCATCGTGTACGCCATGAAGGACCGGACGGTGGGCGTGGGCGCAGGGCAGATGAGCCGCGTCGACTCCGCGAAGATCGCCGTGATGAAGGCGCAGCACCCCACGCAGGGGACGGTGGCCGCCTCGGACGCCTTCTTCCCCTTCCGGGACGGGCTCGACGTCGCCGCGAAGGCGGGCGCCACGGCGGTGATCCAGCCGGGCGGCTCGGTGCGGGACACCGAGGTTATCCAGGCGGCGGACGAACACGGGATCGCGATGGTGTTCACGGGCGTGCGCCACTTCCGGCATTAG
- the purD gene encoding phosphoribosylamine--glycine ligase, whose amino-acid sequence MGISVLVVGGGGREHALAWKIAQSPLVSKIYAAPGNPGIARYAECVPLAADDVKGLRDFAVSKKIDLTVVGPEAPLAAGLADLLAEEGLPVCGPGRSGARLEGSKVFMKTILQKYGIPTAAFRVFDDHDEAAGYVLSRRLPLVIKADGLAAGKGVAVVQTYEEALSFLREVMEKRAFGEAGDRVVIEECLAGEEASYIVFTDGRRVVPLPSSQDHKRIGDNDQGPNTGGMGAYSPAPVVTPQVEERVLKEVFEPLLAGLRAEGIVYRGILYAGLMIENGAPRVLEFNVRFGDPEAQPLFLRLSSDLVPLLLQCARGEIADAKMEIDPRPAVCVVMASGGYPGNYTKGHRIDGIEEAEREDGVVVFHAGTSLSDGRLVNSGGRVLGVTAIGGTLKDAIDRAYRAVDRIQWEGAYYRSDIGKKALLKRGA is encoded by the coding sequence ATGGGAATCTCGGTCCTGGTGGTGGGGGGAGGCGGCAGGGAGCATGCCCTGGCCTGGAAGATCGCGCAGAGCCCGCTCGTCTCGAAGATCTATGCCGCTCCGGGGAACCCCGGCATCGCTCGGTACGCGGAGTGCGTCCCGCTGGCCGCCGACGACGTGAAGGGGCTGCGCGACTTCGCGGTCTCGAAGAAGATCGACCTGACCGTGGTGGGGCCGGAGGCGCCGCTGGCGGCGGGGCTCGCCGACCTGCTGGCGGAGGAGGGCCTTCCGGTTTGCGGCCCGGGCCGTTCGGGCGCCCGGCTGGAAGGGTCGAAGGTCTTCATGAAGACCATCCTGCAGAAGTACGGGATCCCCACCGCCGCTTTCCGGGTGTTCGACGATCACGACGAGGCCGCGGGGTACGTCCTGTCCCGGCGGCTTCCCCTGGTGATCAAGGCGGACGGCCTGGCGGCGGGGAAGGGCGTCGCCGTGGTGCAAACCTACGAGGAGGCGCTGTCGTTCCTCCGCGAGGTGATGGAGAAGCGCGCCTTCGGCGAGGCCGGCGACCGGGTGGTGATCGAGGAGTGCCTCGCGGGCGAGGAGGCTTCGTACATCGTATTCACCGACGGCCGCCGGGTGGTGCCGCTGCCCTCCTCCCAGGACCACAAGCGGATCGGCGACAACGACCAGGGCCCCAACACTGGCGGGATGGGGGCGTACTCCCCGGCCCCCGTGGTCACGCCGCAGGTCGAGGAGCGGGTCCTCAAGGAGGTCTTCGAGCCGCTGCTGGCGGGGCTTCGCGCGGAGGGGATCGTGTACCGCGGCATCCTCTACGCGGGGCTGATGATCGAGAACGGGGCGCCGCGCGTCCTCGAGTTCAACGTCCGATTCGGAGACCCGGAAGCGCAGCCGCTGTTCCTGCGGCTGTCGAGCGACCTCGTCCCGCTGCTGCTCCAGTGCGCCCGGGGGGAGATCGCCGACGCGAAGATGGAGATCGATCCGCGCCCTGCGGTGTGCGTCGTGATGGCTTCGGGCGGCTACCCCGGGAATTACACGAAGGGGCACCGGATCGACGGCATCGAGGAGGCGGAGAGGGAGGACGGCGTGGTCGTGTTCCACGCGGGGACGTCGCTTTCCGACGGGCGCCTGGTGAACAGCGGCGGCCGGGTGCTCGGCGTCACGGCGATCGGCGGCACCCTGAAGGATGCGATCGACCGCGCTTACCGGGCCGTCGACCGGATCCAATGGGAAGGGGCCTATTACCGCAGCGACATCGGGAAGAAGGCGCTGCTCAAGAGGGGTGCGTGA
- the purE gene encoding 5-(carboxyamino)imidazole ribonucleotide mutase, producing the protein MQGKVLILMGSASDVDTMRGAADVLDKYGIPYRMTVASAHRTPERTRNLVRNAENEGYSVIIAGAGAAAHLAGVVAAESVLPVIGVPLSGSALYGFDALLSTVQMPAGVPVATVAIGKAGAQNAGHLAAQILSVASPEIREKIRAHRKALADALEEAAKGLS; encoded by the coding sequence ATGCAGGGAAAAGTGCTGATCCTGATGGGGAGCGCTTCCGACGTCGACACGATGCGGGGAGCGGCGGATGTCCTCGACAAGTACGGCATCCCCTATCGCATGACGGTCGCATCGGCGCACCGCACCCCGGAGCGGACGCGGAACCTGGTGCGCAACGCGGAGAACGAAGGGTACAGCGTGATCATCGCGGGGGCGGGAGCCGCGGCGCACCTTGCGGGGGTCGTGGCCGCGGAATCGGTCCTCCCCGTGATCGGCGTGCCGCTGTCCGGCTCGGCCTTGTACGGCTTCGACGCGCTCCTTTCGACGGTGCAGATGCCCGCGGGCGTACCGGTGGCGACTGTGGCCATCGGCAAGGCCGGGGCGCAGAACGCCGGCCACCTCGCGGCGCAGATCCTCTCCGTGGCCTCCCCGGAGATCCGCGAGAAGATCCGCGCCCACCGGAAGGCGCTGGCGGATGCCCTCGAGGAGGCCGCGAAGGGCCTTTCATGA
- a CDS encoding ARMT1-like domain-containing protein, which translates to MIFLSPECFPCLLRQADVAARARQATGETRIAIAAAICAMMRDLPSRNEIPAVTATRVQELLRDRLGTDDPFGPMKERILSRFGEMSERAARLVKGAPDPWAAAVRLSAFGNILDSGIVEPGAMEQELASISPEVREYRLPPRFRERLLSAESVGVLLDNAGEAAFDLPLLSLLSSNGRKVWIGVKGGPVYDDLTWEDAGRLGLSAFGEVVSNGNRGVGTILELCAEPFRERIAASGMILSKGQGNFETLVGQVPNAYYLLRCKCPVVSRAVGRPEGEYLLLDALGGHAE; encoded by the coding sequence ATGATCTTCCTTTCGCCCGAATGTTTCCCCTGCCTGCTGCGCCAGGCCGACGTCGCGGCGCGCGCCCGGCAGGCGACCGGGGAAACGCGGATCGCGATCGCCGCGGCGATCTGCGCGATGATGCGGGACCTGCCTTCCCGGAACGAGATCCCCGCCGTGACCGCCACGCGGGTGCAGGAACTTCTCCGCGACCGGTTGGGAACGGACGATCCGTTCGGCCCGATGAAGGAGCGGATCCTGTCCCGCTTTGGGGAGATGTCGGAGCGGGCCGCGCGGCTCGTGAAGGGGGCGCCGGACCCGTGGGCCGCGGCCGTCCGCCTGTCCGCGTTCGGCAACATCCTCGATTCCGGCATCGTCGAGCCGGGGGCGATGGAGCAGGAATTGGCCTCGATCTCCCCGGAGGTCCGGGAGTACCGCCTCCCCCCCCGCTTCCGGGAGCGGCTGCTGTCCGCGGAAAGCGTCGGGGTGCTTCTCGATAATGCGGGGGAGGCCGCCTTCGACCTGCCGCTCCTCTCGCTCCTTTCCTCCAACGGGAGGAAGGTCTGGATCGGAGTGAAGGGCGGCCCGGTCTACGACGACCTGACGTGGGAAGACGCGGGGCGGCTGGGGCTGTCCGCCTTCGGCGAGGTCGTGTCGAACGGGAACCGCGGCGTGGGCACCATCCTCGAACTCTGCGCGGAGCCGTTCCGGGAGCGGATCGCCGCCTCCGGGATGATCCTTTCCAAGGGGCAGGGGAACTTCGAGACGCTGGTGGGACAGGTTCCGAACGCGTATTACCTCCTCCGGTGCAAGTGCCCGGTCGTTTCCCGGGCCGTGGGGCGGCCGGAAGGGGAATACCTCCTCCTCGACGCGCTCGGCGGGCACGCGGAATGA